The DNA window ACAACAGCGATGGGATCATGTTTGAATATACCCAGTCCCGCCATCGGCCGGATTATTTCCGTTTCCAGGACAATGCCGTCCGAAAAGCGCCGATTGCCTGAACGCGGGAGCAGTTTGCTTCTGCGTTCAGGCAATCTTAAGGTTACATTACACTCCATATCTATCAGTTTCCTGCCAGAATTGCTTCATATAGTTCTCTGTCTCTTCTTTGGTAAGCTGATGCTTTTCCTGGTCAAAGCCCTCCAGCACCATCTGTATCACCTCCGCTTTTTGTTCTCACTTCCTTTTATAAATCGTTCAAACTGGAATCTTTCTCCCTCGTCAGCTTTCCGCTGGCCCACACCAGCAAAAGGAGTCCCGCCGCCAGGATGAAGATGGAGATAAACTGAGAGGTACTTAAGATTCCAACACTTCCCCGCTCCAGGTCTCCGCGGAAGAATTCCAGAATGAATCTTCCGATACTGTAGAAAATAAGATAACAGCCTGCCACCACCCGGTCTTTCTTGGTATGCCGGGCGATCAGACAGAGAACAAAGCAGTTTAAGAAATCCAGCAGGCTGGAATAGATCTGTGTAGGAATCAAGGCTACACCATTGGGAGCAAAATCTGAGTTCTGAAAGGTAATCGACAAGGCCGATGCCGTCTCTTTTCCGTAACAGCAGCCTGCCAGCAGGCAGCCGATCCGTCCGAAACCCTGAGCCAGAGCAATAGACGGTGCCACCAGGTCAAAAAACTTCCAGAAGTTTTCTTTCTTTATCCGGCACGCAATATACCCGGCCAGTACCCCTCCGATGATCCCGCCGTATACTACAAATCCCTCCTCCAGAAGAAAAGCTGGATCTTTCAGGATTTTATCCAGGATCGTCAGATAATAACAGACCTTCGCTCCCAGAAGGCCAAAGATCAGGGAGCTGAAGAAAAGTATATAGACCATGTCCGTATTCATATCCCGTTTCTTCGCCCGGTACTCTGTCATAAGATAGGCCGCGGCAAATCCAATGCCGATCATCAGACCATATCCATGTATCGTAAATTTACCGATGGTAATGATATCGTTATGCATAGTTTCTCTCCTGTCTATTCGTCTGCTTTTCTAACTATATCATATTTATCAGCGATTAAAAACCCCAAATCTGACCAGACGAAAACCGGGAACCGTTTCTGACAGAAAAGCAAAAGAGACCGCAGAACTTTGCAGTCTCTTTGTATTTATTATTTTGCCTCTTTCTCGTAAACATCCATAGCCGCCTGAACAGCCTCGCCAGTGGATACCTTTACGCCATTTCTCTTCATGACCGCTTCCAGCGCTCCCAGAAGAAGGAGAATATTTCTCTTCTGGCTGGAGTA is part of the Lachnospiraceae bacterium KGMB03038 genome and encodes:
- the lgt gene encoding prolipoprotein diacylglyceryl transferase yields the protein MHNDIITIGKFTIHGYGLMIGIGFAAAYLMTEYRAKKRDMNTDMVYILFFSSLIFGLLGAKVCYYLTILDKILKDPAFLLEEGFVVYGGIIGGVLAGYIACRIKKENFWKFFDLVAPSIALAQGFGRIGCLLAGCCYGKETASALSITFQNSDFAPNGVALIPTQIYSSLLDFLNCFVLCLIARHTKKDRVVAGCYLIFYSIGRFILEFFRGDLERGSVGILSTSQFISIFILAAGLLLLVWASGKLTREKDSSLNDL